A genomic window from Desulfobacterales bacterium includes:
- the ispE gene encoding 4-(cytidine 5'-diphospho)-2-C-methyl-D-erythritol kinase, which translates to MRLLSPAKINLFLHIIGKRADGYHDLVTLMCCVGVYDAISLDFEAKEISVVCAHPLVPQDHTNLAYRAAKLFLDHLNTKAGVGITIEKQIPIGAGLGGGSSNAATVMLGLNRFYGHPLSRETLIRLGVVIGADVPFFIDQKPAIATGVGEILVPYSGLEPYTVMVVYPGFSVSTAEMFKNINLRLTKGIEKTKISSFKNKGFDIQRHLCNDFEEMAEEKYPEIAAIKNDLLKHGAIGALMSGSGSAVYGLFRDREGAAKALPALSRHRGRQVFVGDVIL; encoded by the coding sequence ATGAGATTGCTTTCACCGGCAAAAATCAACCTGTTTTTACATATCATCGGGAAACGGGCGGATGGTTATCATGACCTGGTGACGCTGATGTGCTGCGTGGGGGTGTATGATGCTATTTCCCTTGATTTCGAGGCCAAAGAAATCTCCGTGGTCTGTGCCCACCCATTGGTTCCCCAAGACCATACCAACCTGGCTTACCGTGCGGCAAAACTTTTTTTAGACCATCTCAACACAAAAGCGGGCGTCGGGATAACCATTGAAAAGCAGATTCCCATCGGTGCGGGTCTGGGAGGCGGCAGCAGCAACGCCGCAACGGTGATGCTGGGATTGAACCGTTTTTACGGACACCCGCTATCCCGGGAAACACTGATCAGGCTGGGGGTGGTCATTGGGGCCGATGTGCCCTTTTTTATTGATCAGAAACCGGCCATTGCAACAGGCGTGGGTGAAATACTGGTACCTTACAGCGGCCTTGAGCCGTATACGGTGATGGTGGTTTACCCGGGATTCAGCGTGTCGACGGCCGAGATGTTCAAAAATATTAATTTGAGATTGACAAAGGGGATAGAAAAAACTAAAATTTCATCTTTTAAAAATAAGGGGTTTGATATCCAGCGGCATCTATGCAATGATTTTGAGGAAATGGCTGAGGAAAAATATCCTGAAATCGCTGCAATAAAAAATGATCTTTTAAAACATGGCGCAATAGGCGCGCTGATGTCCGGGAGCGGGTCCGCCGTATACGGTCTTTTCCGGGACCGGGAAGGTGCTGCCAAGGCCCTCCCCGCCCTAAGCCGGCACCGAGGCCGGCAGGTTTTTGTCGGGGATGTCATTTTATAA
- a CDS encoding DegQ family serine endoprotease, with amino-acid sequence MKFKTSAPHFCGYFVFIIFLGAAFCLLTASPLTAAAPSKQGGDFLTPSSFSDISERVSPAVVNIRTVKTVKGGGRVFRHFMPGPFEKEDPFQDFFNKFFGDEQQRDFKQRSLGSGFIIDKEGFIVTNNHVVENADKIKVKLKNGDEFDAEIVGRDANTDLSLIKIKSKNNLPVVKIGDSDAIKVGQWVVAIGSPFGFEQTLTAGIVSAKGRVIGSGPYDDFIQTDASINPGNSGGPLINMAGEVVGINTAIIASGQGIGFAIPINMAKGIIDQLKTSGEVTRGWLGVAIQPLSQELADYYGIKDGKGVLVTEVFSGDPAEKAGVKPRDIILEVNNKRVEESRDLTRMIANTAVGETVTLKVLRDGQEKIFRVEIAKRDEVKLSSRQPERKDEDTMGIRVTDLTAEVARRFNLKDPEGVIVVGVEAESKGGEAGMQVGDIIKEVNHQAVQTVADYTREIAAVQPGESIQLFIRRMNAGFVVIKLVK; translated from the coding sequence ATGAAATTTAAAACAAGTGCACCGCATTTCTGCGGATATTTTGTGTTTATCATATTTCTGGGCGCCGCCTTCTGTCTGTTGACGGCTTCGCCCCTAACCGCAGCCGCACCGTCCAAGCAGGGCGGGGACTTTTTGACGCCGTCAAGCTTCAGCGATATTTCCGAAAGGGTGAGTCCGGCTGTCGTCAACATCCGAACGGTTAAAACCGTTAAGGGCGGCGGGCGGGTTTTTCGTCATTTCATGCCGGGGCCTTTTGAAAAAGAAGATCCTTTCCAGGACTTTTTCAACAAGTTTTTCGGCGATGAGCAGCAGCGGGATTTCAAGCAGCGCAGCCTGGGGTCCGGATTTATTATCGATAAAGAAGGGTTTATTGTAACCAACAATCATGTGGTGGAGAACGCTGATAAAATCAAGGTTAAACTGAAAAACGGGGATGAGTTTGATGCCGAGATTGTGGGGCGGGATGCCAACACCGACCTTTCATTGATTAAAATCAAATCAAAAAACAACCTGCCGGTTGTGAAAATCGGAGATTCCGACGCCATCAAGGTGGGACAGTGGGTCGTTGCCATCGGCAGTCCTTTTGGTTTTGAACAGACCCTGACAGCGGGAATCGTCAGTGCCAAGGGGCGCGTCATCGGTTCCGGTCCTTATGACGACTTTATCCAGACCGATGCGTCCATCAATCCGGGCAACAGTGGCGGACCCCTCATTAACATGGCCGGTGAAGTGGTGGGGATCAATACCGCCATCATTGCCAGCGGACAGGGGATCGGGTTTGCCATACCCATCAACATGGCAAAAGGGATTATCGATCAACTAAAAACCAGCGGCGAGGTAACCCGAGGCTGGCTGGGGGTGGCCATACAGCCCCTCAGTCAGGAACTTGCTGATTACTACGGCATCAAAGACGGTAAGGGGGTGCTGGTGACGGAAGTCTTTAGCGGCGATCCTGCCGAGAAAGCCGGAGTCAAACCCAGAGATATCATCCTTGAGGTAAACAATAAAAGGGTTGAAGAAAGCAGAGACCTTACCCGGATGATCGCCAATACCGCCGTGGGCGAAACCGTGACGCTTAAAGTCTTGCGCGATGGTCAGGAAAAGATTTTCCGGGTTGAGATAGCAAAAAGGGATGAAGTTAAATTATCTTCCCGGCAGCCGGAGCGAAAAGATGAGGATACGATGGGCATCCGGGTGACGGACCTTACCGCAGAAGTCGCACGGCGGTTCAACCTGAAGGATCCGGAAGGTGTTATTGTTGTCGGTGTCGAAGCAGAAAGCAAAGGTGGTGAAGCCGGTATGCAGGTGGGCGATATCATTAAAGAGGTGAACCATCAGGCGGTTCAAACCGTAGCGGATTATACCCGTGAGATCGCCGCGGTTCAGCCCGGGGAATCCATCCAATTGTTTATAAGGCGCATGAACGCCGGATTTGTCGTTATTAAGCTGGTAAAATGA
- a CDS encoding DUF1844 domain-containing protein, whose translation MDTTAAAADSGKTSESETQLPEINFVTFVLSLNASALVNLGLVEDPSSSTNVKNLPLAKQTIDILGMLQEKTRGNLNADEENLIKHVLYELRMFYVKEKK comes from the coding sequence ATGGACACAACCGCTGCGGCAGCCGATTCCGGCAAGACATCTGAATCTGAAACCCAGCTGCCCGAAATTAATTTTGTAACCTTTGTCTTGTCCTTAAACGCGTCCGCCCTGGTTAATTTGGGATTGGTTGAGGATCCCTCTTCCAGTACAAATGTTAAAAATTTACCATTGGCAAAACAAACGATTGATATTCTGGGCATGCTGCAGGAAAAGACCCGGGGCAACTTAAATGCAGACGAGGAAAACCTCATAAAGCATGTGCTGTACGAGCTGCGGATGTTTTACGTCAAAGAAAAAAAGTAA